The Sphingomonas sp. So64.6b genome includes a region encoding these proteins:
- the rlxS gene encoding relaxase/mobilization nuclease RlxS (I built this because a sul1 chimera in AMR looks like the C-terminus.), with amino-acid sequence MAEDDFELWLGRVGKDRPFAHQLRKAANLAGGARPSGARARRFDGSRIGRGAGVGRVLGSSDRYVGSRARRVIVKARFVKLAGKGARAAVAHLRYLQRDGTTREGERGTLYAGDHDVADGKAFLERGAGDRHQFRFIVAPEDGAQYDDLKPLVRRWMKQVEQDLGTKLDWVAANHYNTGHPHSHVLVRGTDDRGKDLIIAREYISRGLAARAAELVNLDLGPRTDREIFEARRREITQERFTNIDRKLLLAREPDGLVSSWHSDSVEQGLRAGRLGTLARMGLATEESRGRFRLADDLEDTLRTMARRGDIIAAMHEQLTRRAPEVPPQDYAIYDPAEGKHLVGRVISTGLSDEHNDRHYMIVAAIDGRSHYVELGERSISEILDHSEIVKVNPVVPAVRQADRVIADVAAASGGTYSIDNHLRHDASATQRFAEAHVRRLEAMRRGRGDVERLPDGSWKIAPDHVDRVLAFERSATAARPVDVETLSELPLEQLARHDGVTWLDEQKLAKEPETLERGFGAQVRQALALRQQWLVEQDLAWRDGDAIHFRAGMIDELRRRELRQVAGQLSKEMGLGYAENHGGAVEGTYRKAVQVGSAKYAVIEKSREFTLVPWRPVLEKRVGRYVSGIGRGDSISWTFGRRRAGPEIG; translated from the coding sequence ATGGCGGAAGATGATTTCGAGCTCTGGCTGGGCCGGGTTGGCAAGGATCGGCCGTTCGCGCACCAGCTCCGCAAGGCTGCCAATCTGGCAGGCGGCGCGCGGCCATCTGGCGCTCGCGCGCGGCGCTTCGACGGCAGTCGCATCGGTCGCGGCGCTGGCGTTGGTCGGGTGCTCGGATCGTCCGATCGATATGTCGGCTCCCGCGCGCGCCGCGTGATCGTCAAGGCGCGCTTCGTGAAACTCGCAGGCAAGGGAGCCAGGGCAGCCGTCGCGCATCTGCGCTATCTGCAGCGAGACGGCACCACGCGCGAGGGCGAACGCGGCACGCTCTACGCGGGGGATCACGATGTCGCCGACGGCAAGGCATTCCTCGAACGCGGGGCAGGCGATCGCCACCAGTTCCGCTTCATCGTCGCGCCTGAGGATGGTGCCCAATACGACGATCTCAAGCCGCTGGTCCGGCGCTGGATGAAACAGGTCGAGCAGGACCTCGGTACGAAGCTCGATTGGGTCGCGGCCAACCATTACAACACCGGCCATCCCCACAGCCATGTTCTGGTGCGTGGGACAGACGATCGGGGCAAGGACCTGATCATCGCCCGCGAGTATATCAGCCGCGGGCTTGCCGCGCGCGCCGCCGAGCTGGTCAACCTCGACCTTGGGCCCCGAACCGATCGCGAGATTTTCGAGGCCCGTCGGCGTGAGATCACGCAGGAGCGGTTCACCAATATCGACCGCAAGCTGCTGCTCGCGCGCGAGCCCGACGGGCTGGTGTCGTCCTGGCATAGCGACAGCGTCGAGCAGGGCCTGCGTGCGGGGCGGCTGGGCACGCTTGCGCGCATGGGATTGGCTACAGAGGAGAGCAGGGGGCGCTTCCGGCTTGCCGATGACTTGGAGGACACGCTCCGCACCATGGCGCGTCGGGGCGACATCATCGCGGCCATGCATGAGCAGCTCACGCGGCGGGCGCCAGAGGTGCCGCCGCAGGACTATGCGATCTATGACCCCGCCGAGGGAAAACATTTGGTCGGCCGCGTCATCTCGACCGGACTTTCCGACGAGCATAATGACCGCCACTACATGATCGTCGCGGCGATCGACGGGCGCAGCCACTATGTCGAGCTCGGCGAGCGGTCGATTTCGGAGATCCTCGACCATTCCGAGATCGTGAAGGTGAACCCCGTGGTCCCGGCCGTCCGGCAAGCGGACCGGGTCATTGCCGACGTCGCCGCTGCCAGTGGTGGGACCTACAGCATCGACAATCATCTTAGGCACGACGCGAGTGCGACCCAGCGCTTTGCCGAGGCGCATGTGCGCCGTCTGGAAGCGATGCGGCGCGGCCGAGGGGACGTCGAGCGGCTGCCCGACGGCAGCTGGAAGATCGCGCCTGATCATGTCGATCGGGTGCTTGCGTTCGAGCGCAGCGCGACTGCGGCGCGGCCCGTCGACGTAGAAACGCTGTCCGAGCTCCCGCTCGAGCAACTTGCGCGGCACGACGGCGTGACCTGGCTGGACGAGCAGAAATTGGCGAAGGAGCCGGAAACGCTTGAGCGCGGCTTCGGAGCACAGGTCCGCCAGGCGCTTGCGCTGCGCCAGCAATGGCTTGTCGAACAGGATCTCGCATGGCGCGATGGGGATGCCATCCACTTCCGCGCCGGCATGATCGACGAGCTTCGCCGGCGTGAACTGCGGCAGGTGGCCGGCCAGCTCTCGAAAGAGATGGGTCTCGGCTACGCCGAGAACCACGGCGGCGCTGTCGAGGGCACCTATCGCAAGGCGGTGCAGGTCGGCTCCGCCAAATATGCGGTGATCGAGAAATCGCGGGAGTTCACGCTCGTACCTTGGCGCCCGGTGCTCGAGAAGCGGGTCGGCCGGTACGTATCCGGAATCGGCAGGGGCGACTCGATCAGCTGGACCTTCGGGCGGCGGCGTGCAGGACCGGAAATCGGCTGA
- a CDS encoding nucleotidyltransferase and HEPN domain-containing protein: protein MKTSLDHLPTAKQRELARVVQILFEEFSDATAIATSDWKKQARIQKIILYGSYARGGWVDEPHTAKGYQSDFDLLIIVNNDKLTDRIEFWATAEDRLNRELAITKTLRTPVNFIVHTMREVNDGLAHGRYFFMDIARDGIALYESDSAELHQPKPKTPQQALAMAREYFEEWYPSAMSFHRGYRHAVDDGDPKKAAFDLHQTTERLYHCVLLVCTFYTPHVHNLGFLRTQAERIDQRLIDAWPRDSRTDRARFEKLKEAYVKARYSKHYRISEEELAWLGERVETLGQAVQVICEERIATLESSAAA, encoded by the coding sequence ATGAAGACCAGCCTCGATCATTTGCCGACCGCGAAGCAGCGCGAGCTGGCACGTGTCGTCCAGATCCTGTTCGAGGAATTCAGCGACGCGACCGCCATCGCGACTTCCGACTGGAAGAAGCAGGCGCGCATCCAGAAGATCATTCTCTACGGCAGCTACGCGCGCGGCGGCTGGGTCGATGAGCCACACACCGCCAAGGGTTATCAGTCGGATTTCGACCTGCTGATCATCGTCAACAACGACAAGCTGACCGACCGCATCGAATTCTGGGCCACCGCCGAGGACCGGCTCAACCGCGAGTTGGCGATCACCAAGACGCTGCGCACCCCGGTCAACTTCATCGTCCACACGATGCGTGAAGTGAACGACGGACTCGCGCATGGCCGTTATTTCTTCATGGACATCGCCCGTGACGGCATCGCTCTCTACGAGAGCGACAGCGCTGAACTGCACCAGCCCAAGCCCAAGACGCCTCAGCAGGCGCTGGCGATGGCGCGGGAGTATTTCGAGGAGTGGTACCCGAGCGCGATGAGTTTTCATCGCGGGTATCGCCACGCCGTTGACGATGGCGACCCTAAGAAGGCCGCGTTCGATCTGCATCAAACTACTGAGCGGCTTTACCATTGCGTGCTGTTGGTCTGCACCTTCTACACGCCGCACGTGCACAATCTGGGCTTCCTGCGCACCCAAGCCGAGCGCATCGATCAGCGTCTGATCGACGCTTGGCCACGCGACAGTCGCACTGATCGGGCCCGCTTCGAGAAGCTGAAAGAAGCCTACGTGAAGGCGCGCTACTCGAAGCATTACCGGATCAGCGAGGAAGAGCTTGCGTGGCTGGGCGAGCGCGTCGAGACGCTCGGTCAGGCGGTGCAGGTCATCTGCGAGGAGCGCATCGCCACGCTCGAGAGTAGCGCCGCAGCCTAG
- a CDS encoding sigma-70 region 4 domain-containing protein — protein MEQELPLAEVLRRIRFALDTMDALPRAVFDLHRYRDLDYQRIAVELNISVAEVERHLAAAMLHILRCTDGDGP, from the coding sequence ATGGAACAGGAACTCCCGCTCGCAGAGGTTCTCCGGCGCATCCGGTTCGCGCTGGATACGATGGACGCGCTGCCCCGCGCGGTGTTCGATCTGCACCGCTATCGCGATCTGGATTACCAGCGGATCGCCGTGGAGCTGAACATTAGCGTCGCGGAGGTGGAGCGCCACCTTGCCGCCGCGATGCTGCATATCCTCCGGTGCACGGACGGCGACGGGCCTTGA
- a CDS encoding ParB/RepB/Spo0J family partition protein: protein MELKHIDIAKLSVSPVNMRAGRKTPDLANILPSVRARGVLVPLIVRANGSPDNYEIVAGKRRYHAALAVTAEGGDIDALPCAVMDTDDDATALEASLIENIARLDPDEVTRWETFTRLVREGRRPEHIAIVFGLTDVQVKRTLALGNLLPRIRSLYRVEKIDAVTVRHLTLASRAQQREWLALLDDPEARAPVGQALKSWLFGGASISTKVALFDLAGFGGEVVADLFGEDSYFASVEQFWEAQNAAIAARAEAYREAGWREVVTLEPGQFFQSWEHEKRAKRTGGKVYISIGHRGDVAFHEGYITLKEARMLAKGAAGHVVTEKPSRPEITAATNDYVDLHRHAAVRAKLADAPGVALRVAVAHMITGSPLWSVKVEQQRAGSEAVIESVELSASEASFDAKRREMLALLGFDGDTPTITGGGGEGLATMFARLLPLEDASVMSILAIVVGETLWARSEIVDLLGAHLTVDMAAVWQPDDALFDLIRDREVLLAIVEEVSDKQVVAGNAKEPGKVLKAIIRDCLNGANGRTKVEGWVPRWMRFPPSAYTPRGGAGAVDRSVAVAPLIASESETVEPNAEPVREAA, encoded by the coding sequence ATGGAACTCAAACATATCGACATCGCCAAGCTGAGCGTCTCGCCGGTCAACATGCGTGCGGGCAGGAAGACGCCGGACCTGGCCAACATTCTGCCGTCCGTCCGAGCGCGGGGGGTGCTGGTGCCATTGATCGTGCGGGCGAACGGGTCTCCCGATAACTACGAGATCGTGGCGGGCAAGCGGCGCTACCATGCGGCGCTGGCGGTGACGGCGGAGGGCGGCGACATTGACGCGCTGCCTTGCGCGGTCATGGACACGGACGACGATGCGACAGCGCTGGAGGCGTCGCTCATAGAGAACATCGCGCGGCTTGATCCCGACGAGGTCACGCGCTGGGAAACCTTCACCCGGCTGGTCCGGGAGGGCCGCAGGCCTGAGCATATCGCCATCGTCTTCGGGCTGACCGATGTGCAGGTGAAGCGCACACTGGCGCTCGGCAACCTGCTTCCACGCATCCGCTCGCTTTACCGCGTCGAGAAGATTGATGCCGTCACTGTGCGACACCTGACCCTTGCGTCGAGGGCGCAGCAGCGTGAGTGGCTGGCGCTGCTGGACGACCCCGAGGCGCGCGCACCGGTCGGACAGGCGCTCAAGTCGTGGCTGTTCGGCGGCGCGTCGATCTCCACCAAGGTGGCGCTATTCGACCTTGCCGGGTTCGGAGGCGAGGTCGTCGCCGACCTGTTCGGTGAGGACAGCTATTTCGCCAGTGTCGAGCAATTCTGGGAAGCGCAGAATGCCGCCATCGCTGCGCGCGCCGAGGCCTATCGCGAGGCGGGCTGGCGCGAGGTCGTCACCCTCGAGCCGGGTCAGTTCTTCCAGAGTTGGGAACATGAGAAACGGGCTAAGCGGACGGGCGGCAAGGTCTATATCTCCATCGGGCATCGCGGCGATGTCGCCTTCCACGAGGGCTATATCACTCTCAAGGAAGCGCGGATGCTGGCCAAGGGGGCGGCAGGCCATGTCGTCACCGAGAAACCGAGCCGTCCCGAAATTACCGCTGCGACGAACGACTATGTCGACCTACATCGCCATGCGGCGGTTCGAGCCAAGCTGGCTGACGCGCCGGGCGTGGCGCTAAGGGTCGCGGTCGCGCATATGATCACGGGCTCGCCGCTCTGGTCGGTGAAGGTTGAGCAGCAGCGCGCCGGAAGCGAAGCGGTAATCGAGAGCGTTGAGCTTTCGGCATCGGAGGCGTCGTTCGACGCCAAGCGGCGCGAGATGCTGGCGTTGCTCGGCTTCGATGGCGACACGCCGACGATCACCGGCGGGGGAGGGGAGGGACTGGCCACCATGTTCGCCCGGCTCCTACCACTCGAAGACGCTTCGGTGATGTCCATCCTTGCCATCGTCGTGGGTGAAACCCTCTGGGCCCGCAGCGAGATCGTGGACTTGCTGGGGGCGCATCTGACGGTGGACATGGCGGCGGTCTGGCAGCCGGACGATGCGCTGTTCGACCTGATCCGCGACCGCGAGGTGCTGCTCGCCATCGTCGAGGAAGTCTCGGACAAGCAGGTCGTCGCGGGCAACGCCAAGGAGCCGGGCAAGGTGCTCAAGGCGATCATCCGCGACTGCCTGAACGGCGCCAACGGGCGGACCAAGGTCGAGGGCTGGGTGCCGCGCTGGATGCGGTTTCCCCCGTCCGCCTACACGCCGCGCGGCGGAGCTGGCGCCGTCGATCGCTCAGTCGCGGTGGCGCCCCTGATCGCCTCCGAGTCTGAGACGGTCGAGCCCAATGCCGAGCCAGTCCGCGAAGCCGCGTGA